GTTGTTGTCCGGCAAAGTCGTCCCGTCGTACGGCGTGGTGCCAGGCGGCATCTCGCCAGTAATTGTGCTTCACGACCTGACTGGGATCGGTGATCAGCTCCGTGCCGAGGAAACCGTCGGCGTCGTCGAAGTCCATCCGTACCAAGGTCGTCGAGTCGAACAGCCAGTAGTCGTGCTTCGGTACGCCGGCGACGTCGGCTTGATCCCTGGCCAGGTACCGAATGTCCTCCCCTGCTTCGTTGGTGAACTGCGCACACCACAACCCAAAACGGCTGTAGTCCGTCAACGGCACCGTCACCACGCGAACC
The Kribbella italica DNA segment above includes these coding regions:
- a CDS encoding DUF6879 family protein, yielding MWDLLNSFEHTAFRLEVRDRYDESDEAGSLAKFLAGEPDDLPWMQEWLDLVREAREGGRSFSRVRVVTVPLTDYSRFGLWCAQFTNEAGEDIRYLARDQADVAGVPKHDYWLFDSTTLVRMDFDDADGFLGTELITDPSQVVKHNYWRDAAWHHAVRRDDFAGQQHRGRD